Proteins encoded by one window of Chromobacterium violaceum ATCC 12472:
- the trpB gene encoding tryptophan synthase subunit beta, whose product MDRYDFPDAQGHFGPYGGVYVAETLMVALDQLKEEYARVKADPTFWQEFHHELKHYVGRPSPVYHAKRWSEQLGGAQIWFKREDLNHTGAHKINNAIGQALLARRMGKKRVIAETGAGQHGVATATVAARYGMECVVYMGAEDVKRQSPNVFRMKLLGATVVPVESGSKTLKDALNEAMRDWVTNVDSTFYILGTAAGPHPYPMLVRDFVSVIGAESKIQMPEAIGRQPDVVVACVGGGSNAIGMFHPYIEVPGVRMVGVEAGGHGVASGKHAAPISSGAPVGVLHGSKSYLMQDADGQIVETHSVSAGLDYPGVGPEHCHLKDIGRAEYVSIDDDEALRAFHDCCHLEGIIPALESSHALAWAAKVAPSMGKDQVILVNLSGRGDKDINTVAGLAGITL is encoded by the coding sequence ATGGATCGGTATGATTTTCCGGATGCGCAGGGCCATTTCGGCCCTTACGGCGGGGTCTACGTCGCCGAAACCTTGATGGTGGCGCTGGACCAGCTGAAAGAAGAGTACGCCCGAGTGAAGGCCGATCCGACGTTCTGGCAGGAGTTCCATCATGAACTCAAGCACTATGTCGGCCGGCCCAGCCCGGTCTACCATGCCAAGCGCTGGTCCGAGCAGCTGGGCGGCGCGCAGATCTGGTTCAAGCGCGAAGACCTGAACCACACCGGCGCCCACAAGATCAACAACGCCATCGGCCAGGCGCTGCTGGCCCGCCGCATGGGCAAGAAGCGGGTGATCGCCGAGACCGGCGCCGGCCAGCACGGCGTGGCCACCGCCACCGTCGCCGCGCGCTACGGCATGGAGTGCGTGGTGTACATGGGCGCGGAAGACGTGAAGCGCCAGTCGCCGAATGTGTTCCGCATGAAGCTCCTGGGCGCCACCGTGGTGCCGGTGGAGTCCGGCTCCAAGACGCTGAAGGACGCGCTGAACGAAGCGATGCGCGACTGGGTGACGAATGTCGATTCCACCTTCTACATTCTCGGCACCGCCGCCGGCCCGCATCCTTATCCGATGCTGGTGCGCGATTTCGTATCGGTGATCGGCGCGGAATCCAAGATCCAGATGCCGGAAGCGATAGGCCGCCAGCCCGATGTGGTGGTGGCTTGCGTGGGCGGCGGCTCCAACGCGATCGGCATGTTCCATCCTTACATCGAGGTGCCGGGCGTGCGCATGGTGGGCGTGGAGGCGGGCGGCCACGGCGTCGCCAGCGGCAAGCACGCCGCGCCGATTTCCTCCGGCGCGCCGGTGGGTGTGCTGCACGGCTCCAAGAGTTATCTGATGCAGGACGCGGACGGCCAGATCGTGGAGACCCACTCGGTGTCCGCAGGCCTCGATTACCCCGGCGTGGGGCCCGAGCACTGCCATCTGAAGGACATCGGCCGCGCGGAATACGTGTCGATCGACGATGACGAAGCGCTGCGCGCTTTCCACGACTGCTGTCATCTGGAAGGCATCATCCCGGCGCTGGAGTCCAGCCACGCGCTGGCCTGGGCCGCCAAGGTGGCGCCGAGCATGGGCAAGGATCAGGTGATCCTGGTCAATCTGTCCGGCCGCGGCGACAAGGACATCAATACCGTTGCCGGCTTGGCCGGCATCACGCTGTGA
- a CDS encoding phosphoribosylanthranilate isomerase yields the protein MVRIKVCGITRPEDGAEAARLGADAVGLVFYGKSPRNVSIEQARAVIAALPPFVSVVALFVNPEREWVEQVLAGCAVDVLQFHGEESAEFCRSFHRPYLKAVRVRPGVDLLESARRYPDARGLLTDAFVEGAHGGTGTTFDWALLPHDLPLPLILSGGLDEKNIAEAVRRVRPAAVDVSSGVEAGKGIKDAARMAAFISGARHGSV from the coding sequence GTGGTCAGAATCAAAGTTTGTGGCATCACCAGGCCGGAAGACGGCGCAGAGGCGGCCCGCTTGGGCGCGGACGCCGTCGGGCTGGTGTTTTACGGCAAGAGCCCCCGCAACGTGTCCATAGAGCAGGCGCGCGCGGTGATCGCCGCGCTGCCGCCTTTCGTCAGCGTGGTGGCCCTGTTCGTCAACCCGGAGCGCGAGTGGGTGGAGCAGGTGCTGGCGGGCTGCGCCGTAGACGTGCTGCAATTCCACGGCGAAGAGAGCGCCGAGTTCTGCCGCTCTTTCCACCGGCCCTATCTGAAGGCCGTCAGGGTGAGGCCGGGCGTGGATCTGCTGGAATCGGCGCGTCGCTATCCGGATGCGCGCGGCCTGTTGACCGACGCCTTCGTCGAAGGGGCCCACGGCGGCACCGGCACCACCTTCGACTGGGCGCTATTGCCGCACGATTTGCCGCTGCCGCTGATTTTGTCCGGCGGCCTGGACGAAAAGAACATCGCCGAAGCCGTGCGCCGGGTGAGGCCGGCCGCGGTTGACGTCTCCAGCGGAGTGGAGGCGGGCAAGGGAATCAAAGACGCCGCCAGGATGGCGGCCTTCATATCAGGAGCAAGACATGGATCGGTATGA
- the truA gene encoding tRNA pseudouridine(38-40) synthase TruA — protein sequence MRIALGIEYDGRAFAGWQSQPHGNTVQDRLNRALGQIAGNRDVVTHAAGRTDAGVHAAMQVVHFDTDASRPLNAWVRGVNALLPPEVAVVWAREVGDDFHARFSAFSRSYSYFLLTHPVRSCLLAGKVGWYHQALDVAAMREAAAGLLGRHDFSSFRASECQAKSPVKDLQRLDIIEADGLLRFDLHADAFLHHMVRNIVGALLYVGKGALSPADMQSLLAARDRTSAPPTFMPDGLYLTGVGYPDEFSLPSRCEAARLRLR from the coding sequence ATGAGAATCGCGCTCGGCATTGAGTATGACGGTCGGGCGTTCGCCGGCTGGCAGAGTCAGCCGCACGGCAACACGGTACAGGACAGGCTGAACAGGGCGCTGGGGCAGATCGCCGGCAACCGCGATGTGGTCACCCACGCCGCCGGCCGCACCGATGCCGGCGTGCATGCCGCGATGCAGGTGGTTCACTTCGATACCGACGCATCCCGTCCGCTCAACGCCTGGGTGAGAGGCGTGAACGCCTTGCTGCCGCCGGAAGTGGCCGTGGTATGGGCGCGAGAGGTCGGGGACGATTTCCATGCCCGGTTTTCCGCGTTTTCCCGCAGCTACAGCTATTTTCTGCTGACCCACCCGGTCCGCTCCTGCCTGTTGGCGGGGAAGGTGGGCTGGTATCACCAGGCGCTGGATGTGGCGGCGATGAGGGAGGCGGCGGCCGGGCTGCTGGGGCGGCACGACTTTTCCAGTTTCCGCGCGTCGGAATGCCAGGCCAAGTCGCCGGTCAAGGATTTGCAGCGGCTGGACATCATCGAGGCGGATGGCTTGCTGCGCTTCGATCTGCACGCCGACGCCTTTCTGCATCACATGGTGCGCAATATCGTCGGCGCCCTGCTGTACGTCGGCAAGGGCGCGCTGAGCCCCGCCGACATGCAGTCGCTGCTGGCGGCGCGGGACCGCACCAGCGCGCCGCCCACCTTCATGCCGGACGGGCTGTATCTGACCGGCGTCGGTTATCCGGATGAGTTTTCCCTGCCGTCCCGCTGCGAGGCGGCGCGGCTCAGATTGCGCTGA